AGAACAGATATACAGTCCAAAACAATAGAAAAAATTGAAATAGACATAGCTAAAACACAAGGCAGAGTAATTGACATACAAAAAAGTATTGTTGATATTAATAATAAAGCTAATCTGGCATTAGATAATGCTGCTGTAAATAGATTAGATCTGCATGATATTAAAAAAACGATATAATAGATATCATTTTAACTCTATCCTTTTTTTTAAAAGTTATTTTATGATTTAATTAATCTCCTTATCAATCCATGTTCTGGTGCAAATATGAAAGTTAAAAGAAAAATAATAGTAGCTACCAGAACAATTGCTCCACCTGAAGCAACATTTAGGGTAAATGATAAATATAAACCTATAATTGCTGAAATCACACCAACTGCAGCAGATATATACATCATAGTTTTTAAATCATTTGCCAGTAGATATGCTGTAGAACCCGGGGTAATAAGCATTGCAACTACAAGAATTATGCCTACAGTTTCAAGACTTGCTACAATACATAATGTAAGTAACAACATCAAACCATAATGGATAATAGTTGTATTCATGCCAATTGTAGTAGCTTGAATAGGATCAAAGGTATAAAGAAAGAAATGCTTATAAAAGAGAAAGATGATTATTAAACTAATTAAACTACTTGCAAATGTAAGTAATAAGATGGGCATCCTCACTCCCAGTACATTACCGAAAAGTATATGCATAAGATGAGTAGATGTAGCTATTCGACTGATTATAACTATTCCTAAGGCAAAAGAACCTGTAAACATTATACCCATAGCAGCATCTTCCTTGATTCTACTATTTCTCTCTACAAAACCAATACCGAGAGATGTAATTGCTCCAGTTGTAAAAGCTCCTATAAAGAAAGGCAAGCCCAATAAATAGGCAATAGCTACTCCTGGAAGAACTGCATGTGAAATTGCATCTCCTAGCAAAGACCATCTTTTTAGAATAACATAGCAGGAAAGGATACCACATATAAGCCCTACTAAAACTGAAGTTAGTAAGGCTCTTTGCATAAATTGATATTGAAAAGGTTCCGCTATTTTATCAGGAAAGAAATTTATAAAAAACATCAAGATACGAATTAGGCCCAATACAATTATTTCACCGATTTCATATAGAGTATTTGTTGATAAAATACTGGAAGGTAGAAAGTTATTTAAAGTATTAATCAACATATGTTAACACCTCATCTGACTTATTTTTTATTAAAAACTCTTTATATTCACTATCTTTTTCGATTTTGTTAATATCAGGATTTATACTATATATTGAATTTAATTCATCGCTACCCAATATTTCTTTTGTACTACCTAAAGCAATGATACTATGATTTAAAAGAATAACTTTTTGAGCATATTTTTTTACTTTATTTAAATCATGTGAGATCATAATAATAGTTTTTCCTTCTTTTCTCATCTGGGTAAGAACATTCATGATTAATTCTGTAGATTTTTGATCTACTCCAACCAATGGTTCATCAAGAAGGAGCAATTGAGCATCCTGCGCTATTGTTCTAGCTAGAAAAATACGCTTTTTCTGACCTCCTGATAGTGCTCCTATAGGTCTTTTTTTATATTCCAGCATATTTACTGCCTTTAAGGCATTTTCAACTACGTTTAGATGGTCATTTCCTGCCCAGCCAGGAGGCAAGAAGCGTCTAAATCCTTTAGAAGATAATATATGACCAAAGCGACCACCTAAAACTACATCCCATACCCTAACGGGATAATCCCAATCTATTTGCTCTGATTGGGGTACATATGCTATATTATTCTTTTTACATTGTTCTTTAACATTTCTACCAAATATCAATAACTCTCCTTTACTTGCTTTTTTCATACCTGTTAAGAGGTAAAATAAAGTTGATTTTCCAGCACCATTTGGACCGAGAATTGAGATTATTTCTCCTTTATTTAATTTTAAATTTATATCTTTTAAAACATTTTCTTTTCCGTTATATGAAGCAAAAAGATTCTCGGCCCATATTGAATATTCTTCCTTTGAATTATTTATATATTTATTGATTTTTTTACCCACTTTAAAAACCATCCTTTTTATTAAAGTCTTTTTTGATTATATATAAAATTAATTTTCTATATGAAAGAATAGGCCGGGCTATAAAGTTATTATTAGATATGATAAACCCTGGCCCATGCTTATTCAAATATTCTTATAATAATCTTATTTAAGCACTTCTACAAGTAAACTTGCATTAGCTAACATCATATCAATATAATTATCTATTTCTGTTTCAGGATAATCTACCGAATCTACGTATAATGGGCCAAACACTGCAACACCTGTGTCAGCAGAAACACTTTGCGCATGTCTACCTGAGCCAGTACTTTCATAAAAAATACCCTTAGGATTATGTTTTTCTATGATTTGAATTATGCGCATCATTTGTTGAGGTGTGCCTTCTTCTTCAGTATTTGTACCCCAGATGCCATCATGATAGAAGTCATAAGCATCTGCAAAATATATAAAGGCTGCTTCACTACTGATAAGAATTCTATTTTCTTCTGGTATAAGTAAAAGTTTTTCTAATAGCTCTTCATGAAGTAATTCCAGTTTCTCTAAATATATACTGGTATTTTCTATATAGATTTCACTTAATGCTGGATTATTTTCTACTAAAGAGTCTCTAATTGTTTCAACATATGCCCCTGCCCCCATAACATCCATCCAGATATGTGGATCAGCTTCACCAGCATAATCACCAGTAACAATAGGTAATGTAGGATAATCACATACTTCAGCAAGTGCAATAACTTGAACACCTGATCTTACAACTGCTCTGACCTGATCCATCCATTGTTCAGTATTTAAACCATTATAAAAAACAATATCTGCCTCTTCTAGATCAATAAAATTTTGTGGAGTTAGTTCCCACTCATGAACTTCTGCTCCAATTGGACTAATAACCCTTACATCAGCATGTTCTCCAGCTACCTGCCGAGCATAATCTTCCAGAATTGTAAAGGTAGTAACAATAGTAAAGTCATTAGATTCCTCATTAGCAGATAGAGCTAAGCTAAAACTTATAAGTAAAGAAACAGCAAAAAATAAAACAAAAATCTTTTTAGTCATAATTTTCTCCTTTCAAATTTTCACTTTTTTAGGAAAGCATTATATTAGATTGTTCTTATATATTTGGCTTGAATAAATGAATTTTGATTACCTAATAAACTTTCCCTAAAGTAACTTTTGCAAGTATTTTATGCATAGACATAGAAAGTGTTACAAAATAATCTAGTTATTTGTCATTTTTATTTTCATATACTAATACTATAAAGGATAAGAAAGAAGTTTAGGGAGGGGTAAGATTGTTAACTGAGAGTATGGAGGACTATTTAGAAATGATTTATAGAATTAATAAAGATAAGGGATATATAAAAGCGGTAGATCTAGCTGAGGCTTTGAATTTACAAGCCCCTAGTATTACAAAAATGATTCAAAAACTTGATGAAGCAGGTTTTGTGAGCTATGAAAAGTATCGTAACATTTCTTTAACAGAAAGAGGAGAGAAGTATGGTGAATTTCTTGTATGGCGTGATAAAACCTTAAAAGATTTTCTGGAGTTATTATCAGATCAGAAAAATGCTGACGAACAGGTAGAGGGGATAGAACATTATATTACGCCTAAAACCATGGATCTAATATCCAGTATTATTACATATTTCAAGAATAATCCAGATCAAATGAAAGACTTGTATGATTTGCAGAAGGAGTCGCTAGTACCACACCGTAATTTATTAGAAGAATTAAGAGCCTGGGAGTATAAGCATGAATTTGAATAAAATTGAAATATTGATTAGATTACTAAAATTTTATGAATAGAATATTTTAAAATTTTAATAAAAGATCTTATTAAAATCTTATAAAAAATAAAATATAATAATTGATAATCTTAAAATATTATGATATTGTTATATCGTACTTTTATAAGCAATGAAATAAATATTAAATAATTTTAAAATTATTTTTTCATTGTCCATATATTTAATAATTAAAAGATATATTTAATACACTAGAAAATATAAAAAGGGGAGACAAAATGAGTAATTCAATATCTAATATTTTCAAAAAAAAATATGAAGACATGTTAGAGTTAATTTCCAGGAAATTAAAAGATTCAGAATTAACAG
This genomic interval from Halanaerobiaceae bacterium ANBcell28 contains the following:
- a CDS encoding metal ABC transporter permease codes for the protein MLINTLNNFLPSSILSTNTLYEIGEIIVLGLIRILMFFINFFPDKIAEPFQYQFMQRALLTSVLVGLICGILSCYVILKRWSLLGDAISHAVLPGVAIAYLLGLPFFIGAFTTGAITSLGIGFVERNSRIKEDAAMGIMFTGSFALGIVIISRIATSTHLMHILFGNVLGVRMPILLLTFASSLISLIIIFLFYKHFFLYTFDPIQATTIGMNTTIIHYGLMLLLTLCIVASLETVGIILVVAMLITPGSTAYLLANDLKTMMYISAAVGVISAIIGLYLSFTLNVASGGAIVLVATIIFLLTFIFAPEHGLIRRLIKS
- a CDS encoding zinc ABC transporter substrate-binding protein, coding for MTKKIFVLFFAVSLLISFSLALSANEESNDFTIVTTFTILEDYARQVAGEHADVRVISPIGAEVHEWELTPQNFIDLEEADIVFYNGLNTEQWMDQVRAVVRSGVQVIALAEVCDYPTLPIVTGDYAGEADPHIWMDVMGAGAYVETIRDSLVENNPALSEIYIENTSIYLEKLELLHEELLEKLLLIPEENRILISSEAAFIYFADAYDFYHDGIWGTNTEEEGTPQQMMRIIQIIEKHNPKGIFYESTGSGRHAQSVSADTGVAVFGPLYVDSVDYPETEIDNYIDMMLANASLLVEVLK
- a CDS encoding metal ABC transporter ATP-binding protein; amino-acid sequence: MGKKINKYINNSKEEYSIWAENLFASYNGKENVLKDINLKLNKGEIISILGPNGAGKSTLFYLLTGMKKASKGELLIFGRNVKEQCKKNNIAYVPQSEQIDWDYPVRVWDVVLGGRFGHILSSKGFRRFLPPGWAGNDHLNVVENALKAVNMLEYKKRPIGALSGGQKKRIFLARTIAQDAQLLLLDEPLVGVDQKSTELIMNVLTQMRKEGKTIIMISHDLNKVKKYAQKVILLNHSIIALGSTKEILGSDELNSIYSINPDINKIEKDSEYKEFLIKNKSDEVLTYVD
- the mntR gene encoding transcriptional regulator MntR → MLTESMEDYLEMIYRINKDKGYIKAVDLAEALNLQAPSITKMIQKLDEAGFVSYEKYRNISLTERGEKYGEFLVWRDKTLKDFLELLSDQKNADEQVEGIEHYITPKTMDLISSIITYFKNNPDQMKDLYDLQKESLVPHRNLLEELRAWEYKHEFE